Proteins encoded within one genomic window of Companilactobacillus zhachilii:
- a CDS encoding phage tail tape measure protein: protein MAKDMELNTGIHIDSIQAEGSLQSLRNQVKALTSEWKINEQVQRANGNYQSAYQAKAEGLGRAIEGQTNYLNRLKSEMSNLDRTTTEGSQKFSQYTNQVNTATRQLNNMIQQQDRAKSTLNLYTTGIKEQKQAMENAKNVSQSLVERYKAEGKEIKASATERTALKTRIQELNSLYSKESSELERVKKESGATSKEYATQTKRVNELGTEIAKSRTRYRELGSELGGMGTHFTGIRQAAATSKTAIGNMNSSIKNSISHMKNMAMAAGIAGAAVTAMFVSGAKKSVELENSYKQITNLAETGGEKVVEATKNVSRMQEDGQKYALKYGKSQQEIADGYEDLIKRGYDTKQALGAMKSELQASVASGDDFKDVVKVSSQTLEEFGMKTTSTSGMIKNTKKVVNDLAYAADMTATGFSDLGIGMSYVGSTAHQAGFSLSETSSAMGILSNNGLEASQAGTGLRKVINSLISPTKTGASALQELGLSTKDFTDNKGNMKSMTDIFGLLHDKMQGLGKNKQTDIFHDLFGTTGQQAGLILAENAKQLGELNQKVADSAKNDYVGKLSKKNSETGKVALDRLKQSVNAITMTISSAALPAITEIGDKLAKAAGTKEFENAVKGVGKWVGNLTDKVADFFTYLGKHSDDLKGITGSLGTIVKDIAKGAWDTFYGIIKGIGKAFNLVHTNGKKAEDPLKILNQFVSGIAKHEQALKTIGGLLAGIWVADKVANFAVKINDVTDAFKGLKDKLVHSNIETAASEVGEKTGENLTQGITSKMDSGAIESKGSALGLSLGTKLSIGATAALAGIDIAGAISAKTQSQKVKNIGGAIGTTLGAGIGGVLGGAPGAMLGATIGDQLGKSAAPAFQKWLYHPDDPTAKKGTSKYYDQLAASAKKRANQFKSNMLDPDSTAYEQGQDLKQMKIAEANVKKYEALAKRAEKAKESINKPPKKTSTAKAIQDVATTHVSKTDIKNVKSMVSAVKDYETAIKSLKLSLKKNSPSKELSKIDKSIKGKSKEWKSMVKPVNDVAGAFKKFSSFTKSMKKDPFSDLNSDLKKLKKTLKDSNITDKLDSMAKDLKKNKLASELKTMASSIKTDTKTWTKFAKPIRDVQKAFQELNKFTKTYSKSDPFANLDKDIQNLTKTLNNQNIGKILKSQITEANKATTKVTFDTDFKNLTDNVVDALKSFKTNFDKSWKDVWANTGSEEKDALAKVVSNYSSKMNAISKKEISFSSDYLNKWSSWLKSVTSSFKTAFNSLPGLASTALGKVITNVNKGIGGINSVITDFGGKSLNLAKYAVGTAGTPGGNLAVVGEQGYELAYDKANGIYPVGLKGEEVRYLGADTAILPHHLSEQFMGMVANLPHHATGKGDTNKTSEDMTDYVFEHLDEIKKDPVPFLKKPYFEKASFSGNEFISRFGNAISNGFLKAIAEPFKKILADMDFSGAGGARPAKAYGPMIKAAAAYMHQKITDFNVDMIERIIANESGGDPNVTNNWDSNAKAGTPSTGILQYILPTFLNYAMPGHTNIHNPLDQLIALFNDATWRTDMGMGYNGKYGEWRGSASGPSGPRLMYDGGLINKPTSIIGGEAGPEVMIPLNNKMRAVQILQKAKDTIGGPDDTNASVSIDTTRVESNQQQQLMMTQIMVKLLSKIADGSMASDVSNGGTSLNDISNALDKIGLSNRKMTKFQGKGGTAFA, encoded by the coding sequence ATGGCAAAAGATATGGAACTAAATACAGGTATCCATATTGATTCAATTCAAGCTGAAGGCTCCCTCCAGTCTCTAAGAAATCAAGTTAAGGCGTTAACGTCTGAGTGGAAGATTAATGAGCAAGTCCAACGAGCTAATGGTAATTATCAATCAGCGTATCAAGCAAAGGCCGAAGGATTAGGGCGAGCTATTGAAGGACAGACTAATTATCTTAATCGATTAAAGTCTGAAATGAGCAACCTCGATAGAACTACTACAGAAGGTAGTCAGAAGTTTAGTCAATATACTAATCAAGTTAATACAGCTACACGTCAGCTTAATAATATGATTCAGCAACAAGACCGTGCTAAATCCACTTTAAACTTGTATACAACAGGTATTAAAGAACAAAAGCAAGCAATGGAAAATGCTAAGAACGTTTCTCAATCACTTGTTGAACGTTATAAAGCTGAAGGCAAAGAGATTAAGGCATCAGCGACCGAAAGAACGGCACTGAAGACACGTATTCAAGAACTCAACTCTTTGTATTCAAAGGAATCAAGTGAGCTAGAACGTGTTAAAAAAGAATCTGGTGCAACATCTAAGGAATATGCTACACAGACTAAACGTGTTAATGAACTTGGTACTGAAATTGCTAAAAGTCGTACCCGCTATCGTGAGTTAGGCAGTGAGTTAGGTGGAATGGGTACACATTTCACTGGAATCAGACAAGCAGCCGCTACTTCTAAAACCGCTATTGGCAATATGAATAGCAGCATTAAAAATAGTATAAGTCATATGAAGAATATGGCTATGGCAGCAGGTATAGCGGGTGCAGCAGTTACTGCTATGTTCGTTAGTGGTGCTAAAAAATCTGTTGAACTTGAAAATAGCTACAAACAGATTACTAACCTGGCTGAAACTGGTGGCGAAAAGGTAGTGGAAGCTACTAAGAACGTATCTAGAATGCAAGAAGACGGTCAAAAGTATGCTTTAAAGTATGGTAAGTCACAACAAGAGATTGCAGATGGCTACGAAGACTTAATCAAGCGTGGATATGACACTAAACAAGCATTGGGTGCTATGAAGTCTGAATTACAGGCTTCTGTAGCTTCTGGTGATGATTTTAAAGACGTTGTTAAAGTTTCATCACAAACGCTCGAAGAGTTCGGTATGAAAACAACATCTACATCAGGAATGATCAAGAATACTAAAAAAGTTGTTAATGATTTAGCATATGCAGCCGATATGACAGCCACAGGATTTAGTGATCTGGGTATTGGTATGTCGTATGTTGGCTCAACTGCTCATCAAGCTGGATTTAGTTTAAGTGAAACGTCTAGTGCAATGGGTATCTTATCTAACAACGGACTGGAAGCATCCCAAGCTGGTACTGGTTTACGAAAAGTAATTAATAGTTTGATTTCGCCAACTAAGACAGGCGCTTCTGCACTTCAAGAATTAGGATTAAGTACCAAGGATTTTACCGATAATAAAGGTAATATGAAGTCCATGACTGACATATTCGGTTTATTGCATGACAAGATGCAAGGCTTGGGTAAGAACAAGCAAACCGATATTTTCCATGATTTATTTGGTACAACAGGTCAACAAGCCGGTTTAATCTTGGCTGAAAATGCTAAGCAACTTGGCGAATTGAATCAAAAGGTTGCTGATTCTGCAAAGAATGATTATGTTGGAAAGCTATCTAAAAAGAATAGTGAAACAGGTAAAGTCGCATTAGATAGATTAAAGCAGTCTGTTAATGCTATTACTATGACTATTTCGAGTGCTGCATTGCCAGCCATTACAGAAATTGGTGATAAGTTAGCTAAAGCAGCAGGTACTAAAGAGTTTGAAAACGCTGTAAAAGGTGTTGGCAAATGGGTTGGAAATCTAACTGATAAAGTAGCTGATTTCTTTACTTACTTAGGCAAACATTCTGATGACTTAAAAGGTATTACAGGTTCTTTAGGAACAATTGTTAAAGATATAGCCAAGGGTGCTTGGGATACGTTTTATGGAATTATCAAGGGAATCGGTAAGGCATTTAATTTAGTTCATACCAATGGTAAAAAGGCCGAAGACCCACTAAAAATTTTGAATCAATTTGTGTCTGGTATTGCTAAACATGAACAAGCTCTCAAAACTATAGGAGGCTTGTTAGCTGGTATTTGGGTAGCTGATAAAGTAGCTAATTTTGCAGTTAAAATCAATGATGTTACTGATGCCTTTAAAGGTTTGAAAGATAAACTAGTTCATTCAAATATTGAAACCGCTGCAAGTGAAGTTGGCGAAAAAACTGGTGAAAACCTTACACAAGGAATTACTTCAAAAATGGATAGTGGAGCAATTGAAAGTAAAGGTTCAGCACTTGGACTATCGCTAGGCACTAAGTTATCCATTGGAGCAACTGCTGCTTTAGCCGGTATAGATATAGCTGGTGCAATTAGTGCGAAGACTCAAAGTCAGAAGGTTAAAAACATTGGTGGAGCCATTGGTACTACATTGGGAGCTGGAATTGGTGGCGTATTAGGTGGTGCACCTGGCGCAATGTTGGGAGCAACCATAGGTGATCAACTTGGTAAATCTGCTGCTCCTGCGTTTCAAAAATGGTTATATCATCCAGATGATCCGACAGCTAAAAAAGGCACAAGTAAATATTATGACCAGTTAGCAGCATCAGCCAAAAAGCGTGCCAATCAATTTAAGAGCAATATGCTAGATCCTGACAGTACTGCTTATGAGCAAGGGCAAGATTTAAAACAGATGAAAATAGCCGAAGCCAATGTCAAAAAATATGAGGCTTTAGCTAAAAGAGCAGAAAAAGCTAAAGAGAGTATTAATAAGCCTCCTAAAAAGACTTCTACAGCTAAAGCAATTCAGGATGTAGCTACGACACATGTATCTAAAACAGATATTAAGAATGTTAAAAGTATGGTGTCGGCTGTAAAAGATTACGAAACAGCTATTAAAAGCCTTAAGTTAAGCCTTAAAAAGAACAGTCCTTCTAAGGAACTATCTAAAATTGATAAGTCAATTAAGGGTAAGTCTAAAGAATGGAAAAGTATGGTAAAACCAGTTAATGATGTAGCTGGTGCATTTAAGAAGTTTTCATCTTTCACAAAGTCTATGAAGAAAGACCCATTTTCTGATTTGAATAGTGATTTAAAGAAGTTAAAGAAAACCCTTAAAGATAGTAATATTACAGATAAATTAGATTCCATGGCAAAAGATTTAAAGAAAAATAAACTTGCCAGTGAACTAAAGACTATGGCTAGTTCTATTAAAACTGATACTAAGACGTGGACTAAATTCGCTAAGCCAATTAGAGACGTTCAAAAAGCTTTTCAAGAGCTTAACAAATTTACTAAGACGTATAGTAAATCTGATCCATTTGCCAATTTGGATAAAGATATTCAAAACTTAACTAAGACTTTAAATAATCAGAATATCGGTAAAATTCTAAAATCGCAGATAACTGAAGCTAATAAGGCAACAACTAAAGTAACCTTCGATACTGATTTCAAAAACCTTACAGATAATGTTGTGGACGCCCTAAAATCATTCAAGACTAACTTTGATAAGTCCTGGAAAGATGTGTGGGCTAATACAGGCTCTGAGGAAAAGGACGCATTAGCCAAAGTTGTAAGTAATTACAGCTCTAAAATGAATGCCATTTCTAAGAAGGAAATTAGTTTTTCTAGCGACTATTTAAATAAATGGAGTTCGTGGTTAAAATCTGTAACAAGCTCATTTAAGACAGCATTTAATTCTTTGCCAGGACTGGCTAGTACCGCATTAGGAAAAGTTATAACTAATGTTAATAAGGGTATCGGTGGGATTAATTCAGTCATTACTGATTTTGGTGGTAAATCACTGAATTTAGCAAAATATGCTGTAGGTACTGCTGGTACCCCTGGTGGTAATTTAGCTGTTGTTGGTGAGCAAGGATATGAGCTTGCTTATGACAAAGCTAATGGAATTTATCCAGTTGGCTTAAAAGGCGAAGAAGTTCGTTACTTGGGTGCTGACACGGCAATCCTTCCACACCACTTATCAGAGCAATTTATGGGAATGGTAGCCAATCTACCACACCATGCAACTGGTAAAGGTGATACAAATAAAACATCCGAAGACATGACCGATTATGTATTTGAACATTTGGATGAAATAAAAAAAGACCCAGTTCCATTTTTAAAGAAACCTTACTTTGAGAAGGCTAGTTTTAGTGGAAATGAGTTTATTAGTCGTTTCGGAAATGCTATTTCAAATGGTTTTCTAAAAGCTATTGCTGAACCATTTAAGAAAATATTAGCCGATATGGACTTTAGTGGAGCTGGCGGTGCTAGACCAGCCAAAGCATACGGTCCAATGATTAAAGCGGCCGCTGCTTACATGCACCAGAAGATAACTGATTTTAATGTAGATATGATTGAACGTATCATCGCCAATGAATCAGGTGGTGATCCTAACGTTACTAATAACTGGGACAGCAATGCAAAAGCTGGTACACCATCAACTGGTATCCTTCAATATATTCTACCTACATTCTTAAACTATGCTATGCCAGGACATACTAATATCCACAATCCGTTAGATCAGTTGATTGCGTTATTTAACGATGCTACATGGCGTACTGATATGGGTATGGGTTACAACGGTAAGTATGGCGAATGGCGTGGTAGTGCTTCTGGTCCTAGTGGACCAAGACTTATGTATGATGGTGGCCTTATTAATAAACCAACAAGTATTATTGGTGGTGAGGCTGGTCCCGAAGTTATGATTCCACTAAATAACAAAATGAGAGCAGTTCAAATTTTACAAAAGGCCAAAGACACTATAGGTGGTCCCGATGATACTAATGCATCAGTTTCGATTGATACGACCAGAGTTGAAAGCAATCAACAACAACAATTGATGATGACTCAAATTATGGTTAAATTGCTAAGTAAGATTGCTGACGGTTCAATGGCTTCTGATGTTTCAAATGGTGGCACATCATTAAATGATATTTCAAATGCTTTAGATAAAATTGGCTTATCTAATCGAAAAATGACTAAGTTCCAAGGAAAGGGAGGTACAGCATTTGCCTAA
- a CDS encoding phage tail protein — protein sequence MSDSKEDTSIVYVYDSPFTPQNKTGRTLPPGSQWLINASVSDGAQGKSWYQVGTNQWVVQDQLDFSGKTDVSPSEVTPTESIIYDSPWTPQHEVGRKLTNGTQWKINGEITDGAGGKTWYRVATNEWVCSDNFVFTGDTDVEPTEVKKSDDDTADDHSTDYFQPFIIRDEKSIQEWGERPGPSITNNDIEDPEEMRKYALSQMKTEPTVDITLTYSGDDTFKAGDMVYCDIQPESFTTWVTVVSVKYNPLSYSHTYEVTLNNTTETLSDYELSIQNSLSNARYNGAISISNGIIASPFLPRKIGEV from the coding sequence ATGAGTGATTCTAAAGAAGATACCTCTATTGTTTATGTATATGATTCACCATTTACACCGCAAAATAAGACAGGCAGAACTTTGCCACCCGGCTCTCAATGGCTGATTAATGCATCTGTTTCCGATGGTGCTCAAGGTAAGTCTTGGTATCAAGTTGGAACAAATCAATGGGTCGTGCAAGACCAATTAGATTTTTCTGGTAAAACAGATGTCAGTCCATCAGAGGTTACACCTACTGAATCAATTATTTATGATTCCCCGTGGACGCCACAACATGAGGTTGGTAGAAAGTTAACTAATGGTACTCAATGGAAAATTAACGGAGAAATAACTGATGGAGCCGGTGGTAAAACTTGGTATAGAGTAGCAACTAACGAATGGGTTTGTTCAGATAACTTTGTTTTTACTGGAGACACAGACGTTGAACCGACAGAAGTTAAGAAGTCTGATGATGACACGGCTGACGACCATTCTACAGATTACTTTCAACCATTCATTATTAGAGATGAGAAATCAATTCAAGAATGGGGCGAACGTCCGGGTCCTTCGATAACTAATAATGATATTGAAGATCCTGAAGAAATGAGAAAATATGCTTTATCTCAAATGAAAACAGAGCCCACTGTGGATATCACATTAACATATTCTGGCGACGATACTTTTAAAGCTGGAGATATGGTTTATTGTGATATTCAACCTGAAAGCTTTACTACTTGGGTAACTGTTGTAAGTGTCAAATATAATCCCCTAAGTTATTCCCATACGTATGAGGTAACTTTGAATAACACCACTGAAACGCTATCAGATTACGAGCTATCTATTCAAAACTCGTTATCCAATGCAAGATATAATGGTGCTATTTCTATTTCAAACGGTATTATTGCTAGTCCGTTTTTACCTAGAAAGATAGGAGAGGTTTAA
- a CDS encoding prophage endopeptidase tail family protein: MINFKKYRVQDREGKYDETLTCIDRGSLNNSEEMNKTNQIDFTAINDNSIGYQLLQNENYIVFDGQRYRIKQAEKDDEGYDFKRTVSATHVWFDCQYVYQYDKIKGTKKLSANDLMSFVFDQNELGNHGFTWKVLNSTETATFTDYGEKSGLECVNDCIEKFNLVVVADNKFITLVPLKDWQHKVNKSFRYVHDTPTFTANIDTTEIQNIARVYGKTNAPVTSPIGTAIGTINTMEVNGAPVVDDPNKPTNTVQNLPNGTKWVMDSKVVANGETWYRVSTNGWVNEKYIVFDKNGDVQPENHIITEVSGQGTIKTSTDSLKEDTSGGKVLPVGNAIGTVNTMISGGAPVLSDPLKPDSIVNHLNNGSTWAINNKKIVNDTTYYEVATNQWVDSQYISFDKDGSVKPEDHTITPVSGQGTVKTPETDKDTDKGGDTDE; the protein is encoded by the coding sequence ATGATTAATTTTAAAAAATATAGAGTTCAGGATAGAGAAGGCAAGTATGATGAAACTCTTACTTGTATTGATAGAGGATCATTAAACAATTCAGAAGAAATGAATAAGACTAATCAGATAGATTTCACAGCGATTAATGATAATTCTATAGGTTATCAATTGCTACAAAACGAAAATTACATTGTATTTGATGGTCAAAGATATCGTATTAAACAGGCTGAAAAGGACGATGAGGGGTATGACTTCAAGCGAACTGTTTCAGCCACACATGTCTGGTTTGATTGCCAGTACGTTTATCAATACGACAAAATCAAAGGTACTAAAAAACTTTCAGCCAACGATTTGATGAGCTTCGTTTTTGATCAAAATGAACTTGGTAATCATGGGTTTACTTGGAAAGTTTTAAATAGTACAGAGACTGCTACGTTCACTGACTATGGTGAAAAATCAGGTCTTGAATGTGTCAATGATTGTATTGAGAAGTTCAATTTAGTAGTAGTCGCTGATAACAAGTTTATTACTTTGGTGCCGTTAAAGGATTGGCAGCATAAAGTTAATAAGTCTTTTAGGTATGTCCATGACACTCCTACCTTTACGGCAAATATTGATACAACAGAGATTCAGAATATTGCACGTGTGTATGGTAAAACTAATGCACCTGTTACATCACCAATCGGCACCGCTATTGGAACCATTAATACAATGGAGGTAAACGGAGCACCTGTTGTTGATGACCCCAATAAACCTACTAATACAGTTCAGAATTTGCCAAATGGTACTAAGTGGGTTATGGATTCAAAAGTTGTAGCTAATGGTGAGACATGGTATAGAGTATCAACTAATGGGTGGGTTAACGAAAAGTACATTGTGTTTGATAAAAATGGGGATGTACAACCTGAAAACCATATAATTACAGAAGTGTCAGGGCAAGGAACTATTAAGACATCTACTGATTCATTAAAAGAAGATACTTCTGGTGGTAAAGTTTTACCGGTTGGAAACGCTATCGGAACAGTAAATACAATGATAAGTGGTGGTGCTCCTGTTTTGAGTGATCCATTGAAACCTGATTCAATAGTTAACCACTTGAACAATGGGTCAACATGGGCTATTAACAATAAAAAAATTGTTAATGATACGACCTATTATGAGGTTGCTACTAATCAATGGGTTGATTCTCAATATATCAGTTTTGATAAAGATGGAAGCGTGAAACCAGAAGATCACACTATTACACCAGTAAGTGGTCAAGGAACCGTTAAAACTCCCGAAACTGATAAAGATACCGATAAAGGCGGTGATACAGATGAGTGA
- a CDS encoding HK97 gp10 family phage protein, whose protein sequence is MEFLEGLEKLERELSNLSLTPSQKKAMTKAGAEVYKESLKNNLNSSLHKGPHTRRSNIKLADDISLKYKGADGATYVGFKSTPGHSGYVARILNDGYMAHGGKGASEHTTKYVPGLHFQERTINETKALVLAAEVKKYKEMLGD, encoded by the coding sequence TTGGAATTTCTTGAGGGTCTTGAAAAATTAGAAAGGGAACTATCTAATTTATCTTTAACTCCTAGTCAAAAGAAAGCTATGACTAAAGCAGGAGCAGAAGTCTATAAAGAGAGTCTTAAAAATAATTTGAACAGTAGTTTACATAAGGGTCCACACACACGTAGATCAAATATCAAATTAGCAGATGACATCAGTCTTAAATATAAGGGCGCTGATGGTGCTACTTATGTAGGCTTCAAGAGCACTCCTGGTCATTCTGGCTATGTAGCTAGAATCCTTAATGACGGCTATATGGCTCATGGTGGTAAAGGTGCCAGTGAACACACCACTAAATATGTTCCAGGACTACATTTTCAAGAACGAACTATAAATGAAACAAAAGCCCTAGTCTTAGCAGCAGAAGTTAAAAAATACAAAGAAATGTTAGGAGACTAG
- a CDS encoding DUF806 family protein, producing MITKKVKDILLKRADELEINPSCFFTQNIPQGYTDVDKTTVLITEISSVYSNRASDVSTTKESRIEIQIFYRGDTSPDITESIINQELEKNWFYQYDSYPDVDPDTGFLTRTMKYEKTEVI from the coding sequence ATGATTACCAAAAAAGTTAAGGATATTTTGCTTAAACGAGCGGATGAGTTAGAAATTAACCCGTCCTGTTTTTTTACTCAAAATATTCCACAAGGTTATACAGACGTTGATAAAACAACTGTTTTAATAACTGAAATTAGTAGCGTTTATTCAAATCGTGCTAGTGATGTTTCTACCACTAAAGAAAGTAGGATAGAAATACAGATTTTTTATCGTGGAGATACTAGCCCAGATATTACAGAATCAATAATTAATCAAGAATTAGAAAAAAACTGGTTCTATCAATATGACTCATATCCGGACGTTGATCCAGATACGGGCTTTTTGACTAGAACCATGAAATACGAAAAAACGGAGGTCATTTAA
- a CDS encoding head-tail connector protein, with protein MDDSLLSDLKLSLRLDSDEEDDTILNRNLTAAESYIKGAIGNDDGLMKGFYELDSVKHSYEIAVIALASSYYTFRSSGMTGRINTVDMTGNSIIAQLRGKYLKEKERREADGSEHQS; from the coding sequence ATGGATGATTCACTATTAAGCGACTTGAAATTAAGTTTAAGACTTGATTCCGACGAAGAAGACGATACGATTTTGAATCGTAATTTAACTGCTGCCGAAAGTTATATTAAAGGAGCAATTGGTAATGATGACGGGCTTATGAAAGGATTTTATGAGCTTGATTCTGTTAAACATTCTTATGAGATTGCTGTAATTGCTTTAGCAAGTTCATATTATACTTTTAGATCATCTGGTATGACCGGACGTATTAATACAGTTGATATGACTGGTAATTCAATTATTGCTCAATTACGAGGTAAGTATTTAAAAGAAAAAGAAAGACGTGAGGCCGATGGTTCAGAACATCAATCCTAG
- a CDS encoding phage tail domain-containing protein, whose product MPKRLSDGHYRQNSLLIKSDGQNEFEISNYHDLIFTRLIVGSPQTAPNLKTNAGVDGQTQMGPVLYTSRTAKADFLLRVDDGIDLESRFHEFYNKFFNRGLVRVRQSYDIGRCFYGIPKPFSYTDVGFYDKTFSVEFDIPSAYMYSVARSTDFPIDPSKEDLISNNLNLSTTDLNYTHSQGTFKIFNPSDFDIQPYEQNHELNIIFKGSGSPSLTNITTQDVFSMNSNVSSNDSLVLKGVHPLLNGDSCEIETNHGHINLKKGWNNFSLAGFSGTVTFDFPFIYL is encoded by the coding sequence TTGCCTAAAAGATTATCAGATGGACATTACAGACAGAACTCATTACTAATTAAATCCGATGGACAAAATGAATTTGAGATTAGTAATTATCATGATTTGATATTTACTAGACTTATAGTAGGTTCACCACAGACGGCTCCTAATCTAAAGACTAATGCAGGTGTAGACGGACAAACTCAAATGGGTCCTGTATTGTACACCTCACGCACGGCCAAAGCCGACTTTTTGCTAAGAGTTGATGATGGAATTGATTTAGAAAGTCGATTCCATGAATTTTATAATAAGTTCTTCAATCGAGGCTTAGTGAGAGTTCGTCAAAGTTACGATATTGGTCGTTGTTTTTATGGAATACCTAAGCCATTTTCTTATACAGATGTTGGATTTTACGATAAAACTTTTTCAGTAGAGTTTGATATCCCTAGTGCTTACATGTATTCAGTGGCTAGATCAACGGATTTTCCGATTGATCCAAGTAAGGAAGATTTGATTTCTAATAATTTAAATCTTTCAACAACTGATTTGAATTACACTCACTCTCAAGGAACCTTTAAAATATTTAATCCTAGCGATTTTGATATTCAACCGTATGAACAGAATCATGAATTAAATATTATTTTTAAGGGTTCTGGTAGTCCTAGTTTGACTAATATAACCACCCAAGATGTTTTCTCTATGAACTCAAATGTTTCTTCAAATGATTCTCTAGTCCTGAAAGGTGTACACCCACTGCTTAATGGTGATTCTTGCGAAATAGAAACTAATCACGGTCACATCAATTTAAAGAAAGGTTGGAATAATTTCAGCTTGGCAGGCTTTAGTGGCACTGTCACATTTGATTTTCCTTTTATATATCTATGA
- a CDS encoding phage tail protein, producing the protein MALSGFESARIGIYTDNTETIDKDNIFTIEPKEGGSVVSATISNLSPTITPIYGSDQEWKAGSKGHGAISVAFLANAIPQEVRQKILGMATFDGGISGIGKKTESPYCVFEMISHDATDESVGAHLALVKGRFHLTTVAPKTNTNTTVYDQEQLTFSATDRDSDGFAYFEALEDGKNYDAGKWETKIFGIPLTTDGAAPAPKTSGTTGTPA; encoded by the coding sequence ATGGCATTATCAGGTTTTGAATCAGCACGTATCGGTATCTATACCGATAATACTGAAACAATTGACAAGGACAATATTTTTACAATTGAACCCAAAGAAGGAGGTTCAGTAGTTAGTGCGACAATTTCAAATTTATCACCAACTATCACACCTATTTATGGGTCTGATCAAGAATGGAAAGCAGGTTCTAAAGGTCATGGTGCTATTTCAGTAGCATTTCTTGCTAACGCAATTCCACAAGAAGTCAGACAAAAGATTTTGGGAATGGCAACTTTCGATGGTGGTATTTCGGGTATTGGTAAGAAAACAGAATCACCATATTGTGTTTTTGAAATGATTTCACATGACGCAACAGACGAAAGTGTTGGTGCTCATTTAGCTTTAGTTAAAGGAAGATTCCACCTTACTACCGTTGCTCCAAAGACAAACACAAACACAACTGTTTATGATCAAGAACAACTTACATTTAGTGCTACTGATCGTGATTCTGATGGATTCGCATACTTTGAAGCCTTAGAGGATGGAAAGAATTATGATGCAGGCAAGTGGGAAACAAAAATCTTTGGTATTCCACTAACAACAGATGGTGCCGCTCCTGCTCCAAAGACTTCAGGAACAACAGGTACTCCAGCATAA
- a CDS encoding phage head completion protein, with amino-acid sequence MVQNINPSRLKYRVSLGKAGFVETPQGTNRPDFKEIKNLWCGIYTMSMTQQITLLGSPNTFDLVLIIRHQSDGLKGVKYARFKDQLYQLVGSSPDFDDSPRSFDLITLKKIDKIGIS; translated from the coding sequence ATGGTTCAGAACATCAATCCTAGTAGATTGAAGTATCGAGTTAGTTTAGGCAAAGCAGGATTCGTAGAAACACCACAAGGAACTAATAGACCAGATTTTAAAGAAATTAAAAATCTTTGGTGTGGAATATATACAATGTCGATGACACAACAGATTACTCTTTTAGGTTCGCCGAATACTTTTGACTTAGTTTTAATCATTAGACATCAGTCAGATGGTTTAAAAGGCGTTAAATACGCACGTTTTAAGGACCAGTTGTATCAATTAGTTGGTAGTTCCCCCGACTTTGACGATTCACCACGTTCTTTTGATTTAATAACTCTAAAGAAAATAGATAAAATTGGAATTTCTTGA